A segment of the Chloroflexota bacterium genome:
ACGGTTGCCCCAGAATGAATGCCCACTGGCCATGCCAACCCAAATTACGCGCATACGTTTGATGTATCCAGGCGTCGTCCAGCGGGAAGCCAACGGCGCCCGCCGCCCACGCGGCGGCGGCGTACCCGACAGCAGAGGCCACTCCCAAACCAATCAACGCCCAATCTCTCTTCATCGTATGACCTCAAACAATTTCACATCGCCTTCGCGCCTGATCAATCGAAGCCACTCTGTGCCATCATTTTCATACAGCGGAATTAAGCCGGGCGTGATATTTTGATCCATGACGATGTAGCGGACGTTGAATTGATCGGCGAGGGCGATCACGGTGTCCCCGTCACCGTTGGGCAACGGGATGCCGGGATGGCCCGTCGCAACCCACACGCCCGGCGGGTTGTTGCTCATCACCACTGCCTCCCGAGGCAGATCGCGCAGGAGGGCAAACATCGAATCTTCGCCCGATCCGCTCAGGCGTGGAATTGTCAAAGCAAGGGTAAGCGTGGCCGCAAGCGCAACGACGAGGACGGTGAAATTGCGCTTGGCAACTTCGGGCTTCCAGTGTTTGAGGCGGGCGGCGATCCAATCAATCGTGGCGTCCAGCCCGATGAGGGCCGCCGGAAAATAAAATGGCATCAGCGCCGCCCCAGAGTGAAATAGGCCGCCTCGCATGCCTGGAAGGCTGAAGGCGAACGTCATCGCCGCGTACAGCAAAACCGCATACAGTGTCACGATTCGATAGAGCATGTGCTTCCGCAATTGCCACAAGCCAATGGCGATCAGCGGTGTGAGGAAAATCATTCCCTGCACGGCGACGATGGTTTGGAGATTGGAAATTAGAGATTGAAGTTTGCCGTCGAGAATCACGCTCCAGTCCGCCGCAAAATATCGCGCCGGAGTCAAGTTTGGCGGGTAGTTGAAGATGTCGTTATATTCAATCAACCACAATGTTCCCGCCCCGCCCACGCCGAACGGCGAGCCAGCAACAATGAAGTTGCGGATGAACCAGGGGAGCATGACGAGCAGGTAGCCGACAACGACGGATGACGAATGACGAATGACGAATGACCGTCCCTTGCCGCCGAACAACTCCTGACCAATTGTCCACAAGACTAAGAGCAACAACACCAACACCCCATCCGCCCGCGTGAGGTGCGCCAGCCCGGCGCACGCCCCCGCCGCAATAACTAACCTCCAATCCCCAATCTCCAATCCTCGCCACAAGGCGACAAAAGTTAAACTGACCACGACCGCATACAGCGCAAACGAGTCCGTCGTTCCCCAGTAGATTGCATAGAAGCCGCAAAAGATGGCAAGCAGTCCGGCGGCGAGGGCATGACGGCGGAGGCCGGTGGTGAGTAGTGAACAGTGATAAGTGATCAGTGGGAGGAGGCTGGCGATGAGGATGAGCGGCAGGCGCGCCGCCGCGAACGACTGCCCAAAAGCCATCATCGAGAGTGCGGCAATGATGGAGGTAAGCGGCATCCAGTATAGATGGCTGGGTTGAGGTAATGCCGTTGGGTTGCCAAGATAATTCCACAAATACGGCTCAGTGAAGCCCTCCCCACTCGCCAGCCGCAACGCGCCGCCGAAATAATAGGCATCGTCCACGTACCACGGCCCGGAGACGAACGAGGCGAGGGCAAAATTGAAGATCAACGCCAGGAAGAAGAGGAAGAAAAGATCGCGGCGAGGCATCGAGCGTTACCTTCAACGCTTCACGAACTCATAGACACGCAAGTCGCCAACATGGGTCGTGTTGCGCAAGGCATATTGCGACTCTAACCACGCCAAATGCGGATGTTGCTCCGGCGTAGCCTCCTCAATCGCCCGATCAAAGATGACGAACCACACCCGCCCCGCTCCTCGTGTCGCCGCCTCTGCATCATTCACCGCAAACAGCCCCAGCACCTTTTGCGTTGGCAGGGCCAGCGTGTCACTGCCCGAACCAGGCGGGTCGGCGAGAAACGATTGCGCCAGCGCGCGATCATAATAGTGCATTGGCAAAAACGTGAGCTTGTTGCTGTGCAGAATCACATCACCCGGCCCGGCGCTTTGCCGGAGGAAGGCGACAGCGGCTGGAAAGTCCGGGCGTGGGAATCGGGCGAAGGTGTAGTGCGCCCACAGCCCGGCGATGGCCGTAACTGCCAGCAGGCCGCCCAACACGATACGGATCAAGGTCGGCATCGCCGCCTCTGCCAGCAACCAGCCAAGCGCGATGGAATACGTCAACGAAGCAGGCAGGAGCGCGCGTTGAATGTAAACAGGCTGATAGAGTGAGGCCAGGAACAACAAAAGCGGCGTGCCGACAGCCAAAGCCGTCAGCCACAGCGCGTTTTTTGTTGAAGCTTCCCGCCGCTGTTTAAGAATTTGCCATCCCAGAAAAACAGGCAATACAACAGCTGTGAACAAAGCCAATGGCAACAAAGCTCGCGCCGCCACCAATTCCTCTCCGGCATGATAGACCAACAAGGTCTGCAGAAGCGTCACAAAATCGGGGCGCGTTACCCAGTAGGCCTGTTGAAGTTTGGCGAACTGCCCCGGCAGGTTGAGGAACCAGGGCAACCACAAAGCAAAGGCCGCCACGCCCGCCGCCGCCATTTTCGCAAATACTTTCGGGCGGCGCAAGGTGCTCAACCCAAACGCCAGCAGGAAGAACGCCGCCAGGTTTTGCATATACACCGCCAGCGCGGCACTCAGAGCAAGGCCAAGCCAATTGCGTATTTGGTATTGCGTATTCCGTGCCGCGTAGAGGAAAAAGAGGACAGTGAGGGCGCAGAACAACGTCAACGGCGCATACATTCGAGTCTCTTGCACGTAATACACCTGAAACGGTGAAACCGCCACAATCAACATCCCGACAGTGGCGGCCCAACCGTTGAACAATCGCCGCCCAATCGCGTAAGCAACGGCCACCGTCAGCAATCCGGCAAACACGGACAGCAGTCTGGCAGAAAATGGCGACCCTCCAAAGACCTGCATCCAACCCTTGAGGGCAGTGTAATAAGCAACTGGGTGAACGTCGGACGCCGCGCCCGCAACTGGCGTGAGCGTGCCAGCCAGCATGGCGCTAAAACCCTTCTCGGCAAACAGCACGGCAAACGCTTCGTCGTACCACAGCGGGCGCGTGTTGAGGGCGACCGAGCGCAAGGTGAACGCCAGCAACAAAACGCCGAACGGCAAAATTCTACGGCCCATCTTGCACTTCATAAATAGTCGTCAGCTCATTCGTAAAAACTGGTTGCAAAAAAACGGGCGGTTGAAAACCGCCAAGCTCTTTTTCTACCGGGCCGTAGAATACGTAGCGACAGGCGCAGGCGGCCAGCACGGCTCGCCGCTCGTCGTCGGTCATTGGCCCGCCAAAGAACTTTGCCGCCTGCTCTACCTTCAGCGTGTAATAAGCCGTCTCAATTGGATGGCCCAGGTAAACTCGATGCCCGATTCGGGCCGGGATAAGATTGCCGGTTCGCTCGGCTGAAAATACAACGTCCTGCCAGTCAGAATTTTGGCCTAGCCAGTCAATGGCCTGAGTCACATCTGCCGAAACAAAAATCTTTGGCGAACGAGCCAGGGCTGGCAATGCGCCGCCAAACGTAAGATAAAGTGTTGACTGAGCGGAAAAGACGACGACAAGAATGATGAGTAGCCCACGCGCCCGCCGGTAAGGGTAGCCGACTCTGGCCAACCACTGTTTGAGGCCGTTCAACCGTCGTAGCTGAGGCAAGAGGCCATTGCCCAAGCCAATGGCGGCTAACACGGCCAGCGGCCCCATCACACCTTCGGTGAAGCGGCGCTGGAAATTTGTCGGCAGATAGATCAGAATCATCACGGCAATGATCCAGGCCAATAACAAACGCCCTTCCCCCGACCGGCGGCGAATGACATGCCACGCGCCCCAGACCGCCAACGCGCCGGGCAGGCCCACGCCCAAAAGATAGTAAATTGGCGGCGGAGAAGAGATGAATTGTTGATTTTGCCTGGCAAAGCTTTGCCACACTGGGTGACGAAAGACAGTGGCCGAATAAATAAGTAAGGGCAAATGAACGGCAACGAGCGCGGCCAGACTCCAAAATTCGCGCCACACCAATCTGCGCTTACTCAACCAACCCCAGACAACATATCCCGCCAATCCCAAATCCACGATCAGCGGCGCAAAAGGTTGAATGGCTTGAACCATCACGATTGTCACCAGTCCGACGACTAGCCATCGCTGATCGCCCTTTTGCCAAAAAACAAGAAAAGATAGCGCCGTTGTCCACATCAACGCGAAGACTGCTGAAAAGTGTGGAAAGACCATGAGGCTGAAGAAGCCATAAAGATCGATCAGCCAGAAATCAAGGGCGACTACGTCGCGGTCCGGTTGCCAGCCGAAGATCAACATCAGCCAACCCAGCCCGGAACCGAGAGCGAAGACGAGGAACGCAATGCGCCGCAAGGCAACTGACCACAAGAAGCGCGCAGCAAACGCGTACATAGTGAACAAGGCCCACAGGCCAAATAGCCAACGCGCCATTTCGAACAACGCCGGCGGCGGCAGAGGCAAGATGCGACCCGCCTGCCCAACGGCAATGTAAAACGTCTTGACGTAGGCTTGAGGAATTATTTCCGACGAATGCAGAAGCGGATACTGCCACGAACCGCGCAAGCCGGTTTGGATGCTGGCCAAGTGGACGTTGTAATCGGGGAAGTCGTACACAGCGCCGATGAAAACTTGATCCGGGGTTTGGCTAATGTAGCCGGCAATGATCGGCGCTGACGATATCAGCAGAACCAGAAGGCTGGTCATAACCACCCAGACCTTTTCAGAGCGCTTCACAGACATGATAATAAATCAGCCTGACACGAATCGGATGGACGGTGACACGCAAGGTTCACCGCTGAGGTCTTAGTTCGTAAATTTCCACATTCGAGGTGGAAAAGGCAAATTTAAGATAAGGGGCTGTGGCCGGGTCGAAAGCCCCCAACTGACGTTCGGCAGGGCCATAGAACAAAAAGCGACAACCCATTGAGCGAACGAATTGTTCTCGCCGGGCATTGCTCGTACCAGCATCGAATATCTGAAAGACGGCATCCTGCTTGGCATAGAAATCTATCGTCAAATTCCAATGGCCGATGCAAGTGCGCGCTCCGCTGCGAGCTGAAATGTAATTCCCAGTTTCGTAAGCGGCAAGCGTTAAATCGTCAACATGGGATTCGCGGCCAAGCCAGTCGGCGGCTTGGGCAACACCGGCAGGCACAAACATTGCTGGCGAACGAAACCAGGCCGAAAGGGTATAGCCTGTCACCAGCAAAATATTGGAGATCGCGGCCAGGGCCAGTATCAGATTTATCATCAGTAATCTGAAGCGTCGCGGGTGATAACGCCGCGCCAGCCACCGGGAAAAACGGGAGCGTTTCAATGCCGGCAATACAACTGCGGTCAGGCCAATTCCGGCCAAACCGGCCAATGGAACTTGCAAGCCCATAATGAACCGTCGTTGGATTTGCACCGGCGCATAAAGCATTACCCCGCCTATGATCAACCAGGCTACTAACGGCAACTCGGGCAAGCGCATTCTTCGCAACACGCATACCAGCCCGAAACAGGCCAGCAAACTGCTAACTCCAAAACCCAGGGCATAGTATTGGAATGGAGGCGACAGGGTAATGTCTTGCCGCGCCAGCGCCGCAAATACAGAGTCGGTCCGAAGCGCAAAAGCATAGTAGAGCGCAACTGGAGCAACCCCGGCGCCTGCCGCACCCAATACGCTGAAAATCGTAACGGCACGCTCTCGCCTCTTCCATGCAAGCAGGATGGCACAGACAAAAGCTATGATCCCTGCCCCGGGGACGATTTTGGGATGTACCACAGTCAGCGCCAATCCTACGCCAAAGGCAATCAATAGCAATTTGGGTTTCGGCGAAAACGCAGAGCGGTGAATGCTTGTGAGCAGGGTCAACATTAGCGCCCAGGCGATTGCAAAGTGCGGCACAAGCAGGATCGAGAAAAACGCGAAAGCATCCATCAACCACAAATCGATCCCGGAGATACCTTCAGGGCCGACCGGCATTACAACCTGCATCAACCAGCCAAGGCCCGACCCGATACACACCAGTAAGTAGGCAATCTTCCGCGCCGCCCGCCAGGCGACATGCGCCGACAGATAATCATAGGCGGCCCACAACATCCACAAGCCGCCCAAGCCGCGCGCTAAATGATAACCAACCATCGGTGACAAACCCGAGACTCGGCTGATCTGCCCCAGTACAATGTAAAACTCATACAGGAACATAGGCGAATGCGCCTCTACCGAATAAGGCAAGGTCATCAACCAGGCGCCGCGCCAGCCTTGTTGTAGGATGGCCAGATAAACGTTAGCATCTATTGAATTGAAAAGAGTGCCGGTGAACCTAAGCTCTGAAGTTTGCCGATACCATCCCGCCAGATAAGGCACATAGGTTATGGCGACAGTGATAAGCGCCACTTTTATGACCC
Coding sequences within it:
- a CDS encoding glycosyltransferase family 39 protein, with protein sequence MPRRDLFFLFFLALIFNFALASFVSGPWYVDDAYYFGGALRLASGEGFTEPYLWNYLGNPTALPQPSHLYWMPLTSIIAALSMMAFGQSFAAARLPLILIASLLPLITYHCSLLTTGLRRHALAAGLLAIFCGFYAIYWGTTDSFALYAVVVSLTFVALWRGLEIGDWRLVIAAGACAGLAHLTRADGVLVLLLLVLWTIGQELFGGKGRSFVIRHSSSVVVGYLLVMLPWFIRNFIVAGSPFGVGGAGTLWLIEYNDIFNYPPNLTPARYFAADWSVILDGKLQSLISNLQTIVAVQGMIFLTPLIAIGLWQLRKHMLYRIVTLYAVLLYAAMTFAFSLPGMRGGLFHSGAALMPFYFPAALIGLDATIDWIAARLKHWKPEVAKRNFTVLVVALAATLTLALTIPRLSGSGEDSMFALLRDLPREAVVMSNNPPGVWVATGHPGIPLPNGDGDTVIALADQFNVRYIVMDQNITPGLIPLYENDGTEWLRLIRREGDVKLFEVIR
- a CDS encoding glycosyltransferase family 39 protein, whose product is MGRRILPFGVLLLAFTLRSVALNTRPLWYDEAFAVLFAEKGFSAMLAGTLTPVAGAASDVHPVAYYTALKGWMQVFGGSPFSARLLSVFAGLLTVAVAYAIGRRLFNGWAATVGMLIVAVSPFQVYYVQETRMYAPLTLFCALTVLFFLYAARNTQYQIRNWLGLALSAALAVYMQNLAAFFLLAFGLSTLRRPKVFAKMAAAGVAAFALWLPWFLNLPGQFAKLQQAYWVTRPDFVTLLQTLLVYHAGEELVAARALLPLALFTAVVLPVFLGWQILKQRREASTKNALWLTALAVGTPLLLFLASLYQPVYIQRALLPASLTYSIALGWLLAEAAMPTLIRIVLGGLLAVTAIAGLWAHYTFARFPRPDFPAAVAFLRQSAGPGDVILHSNKLTFLPMHYYDRALAQSFLADPPGSGSDTLALPTQKVLGLFAVNDAEAATRGAGRVWFVIFDRAIEEATPEQHPHLAWLESQYALRNTTHVGDLRVYEFVKR